TCGGCATTCCGGGCCTCGTTCAGGCCGCCGTTTCGGGCGAAGTGGTCATTACCAATGCCCTGGGCAGCGGACTGGCCGAAACTCCGGCTCTGCTCCCCTTCTATCCCATGCTCTGCCGTCATCTGCTCAACGAAGAACCCCGGCTCTGGACCGTACCGACATGGTGGTGCGGACAGAACCTGGAAATGAATCAGGTCATCGATAATCTGGATGATTTTGTCATCAAACGCTCGTTCAGCGGCTCCCATGAACATCCGATTTTTCCGCGCCACCTGCTCCCCGAAGCGCGTGAAAAACTGATCGGCCGAATCAAGGATGATCCCAAACGGTTTATCGCTCAGGAAAACACCTCGCTTTCCGCCGCCCCCTGCTGGCGCGATGGACACCTGACTCCCCGCCACTCGATGCTTCGCGCCTTTATCGTTGCCACACGCACCGGCTGGAAAGTCATGCCCGGCGGACTTACACGCATTTCCTCAAAAAGCGATTCCACCGTTGTCAGTATGGAACGGGGCGGCGGATCGAAAGACACCTGGATACCGGCGCGCGGTCAGGTTGAAAAAATAACCCTGCTTCCGAAGTCCGGAAACGAGATGGAACTTTCACGCGGCGAGGACAACCTTTCAAGCCGGGTGGCTGACAACCTGTTCTGGCTGGGCCGTTATATCCAGCGCGCAGAACTGCAGACCCGTACGCTGCGTACCGTACTGCGCCGCATGACGGAGGAAACGCTGCCGGACGGAACCCCCGAACTCCCGGAGCTGATCCGGACGCTTGGCGTACTCACTGATCTTTCACGGAAAAACACCCCGATCAAAAATCCGATTGTTGAAATGGACCGGACCCGCGCGTTTCTCGACTCGGTCATTTTCGCCCGCAATCAACCGAATAATCTATATGCCGCACTCAACAACGCCGGAAAAATCGGGGCCATGGTACGCGACCGGATGAGTATGGATGCCTGGCGAATTCTCGACCGGCTTGCCCGGGAACTGCAGGCCGCAACCGGCGAAGACGAATTAACCGACATTGCCGATATGCTGGACAATCTCCTCGTCCCGCTTTCCGCATTCTCCGGAATGGGATTTGAAAGCATGACCCATGGATATGCCTGGCGTTTCATGGACATGGGCTTCCGGCTCGAACGGGCTGTAATGAGCGCCATGCTGCTTAAAGAGCTGCTTACTTCGCCCGACCCCTATGAAGCACCGATGCTCGATGCCATTCTTGAAATCGGCAGCAGCTCTATCACTTATCGCACGCGTTATCAAAGTAATGCAGCGGTTCTTCCGCTTCTTGATCTGCTCGTTTCCGATCCATCCAATCCGCGCAGTATTGCGTTCCAGCTGGAATTGTTAAACGAACACATCCGCGAACTCTCCAATCTTCCGAGGCTTGGACAACTGACGGAAC
This is a stretch of genomic DNA from Pontiella agarivorans. It encodes these proteins:
- a CDS encoding circularly permuted type 2 ATP-grasp protein; its protein translation is MDNLISNYHPLTETYSEMADPEGGLRPHWSPMINRLNAYGAENISKRWNRARRVIQQNGVTYNVAESENGISRPWELDPVPLMISPDEWEVISAGLVQRMQLLNRVLADLYGEQKLLKNGTLPSELILANRAFLRSCCPIKPPQNQFLTMLAVDLARAPNGEWRVVKDLTQAPSGAGYALENRIIISRTFPTMYRECRIERLAGFFSTLRNRLAELSPRKVENPRIVILTPGMMSESYFEHAYLSRYLGFPLVQGNDLTVRENQVFLKTLGGLRQVDVILRRQNDSDCDPLELNQASGLGIPGLVQAAVSGEVVITNALGSGLAETPALLPFYPMLCRHLLNEEPRLWTVPTWWCGQNLEMNQVIDNLDDFVIKRSFSGSHEHPIFPRHLLPEAREKLIGRIKDDPKRFIAQENTSLSAAPCWRDGHLTPRHSMLRAFIVATRTGWKVMPGGLTRISSKSDSTVVSMERGGGSKDTWIPARGQVEKITLLPKSGNEMELSRGEDNLSSRVADNLFWLGRYIQRAELQTRTLRTVLRRMTEETLPDGTPELPELIRTLGVLTDLSRKNTPIKNPIVEMDRTRAFLDSVIFARNQPNNLYAALNNAGKIGAMVRDRMSMDAWRILDRLARELQAATGEDELTDIADMLDNLLVPLSAFSGMGFESMTHGYAWRFMDMGFRLERAVMSAMLLKELLTSPDPYEAPMLDAILEIGSSSITYRTRYQSNAAVLPLLDLLVSDPSNPRSIAFQLELLNEHIRELSNLPRLGQLTEQIQSEELVRFVEDFDLSMITAFDAEGNRPRLAEYLERIIDKVQELSILINERYLSHVQSTSKLSTLVGGGS